From the Halalkalicoccus sp. CGA53 genome, one window contains:
- a CDS encoding asparagine synthase-related protein produces the protein MVGICGTIGSDAGSDRSFGEALRWWDDEIVRRYDDDALSVHLSRHDFYDGDQPAEVDGVRLWVWGSIVGCDGPEGYTQRRDIHPDLADAAYCARLYEQYGIEFVEYLNGEFVILVYDAAAGTVTLCTDRLGSRPVFYVRTSDGGFVFSSRIQSLARHPAIETGFDRYIYEYFAFERVLGTRTPLEGIEKLPPASRTAIDVSTGESETAVYWRPEYRPLDRPYSYFVREFADRFERAIADRTSEDAEYGVLLSGGIDSRLIAAATLGSSVTGYHMNEWENREAEIAKEIASLAGHDYKFLKRDKDYQKRALRRNPSHMSFISSFDQGQATNFRDEIADELDVVMSGLYSDVLYQHNYVPTRNIDIPVLGETITLPLSRGHDSIDTYIDLLLNGHYTRPDKSIPPLYIESPVSLETILRNEIGQGRNGIRSHGVHYPSPIELIRSSYYYPITNAWSYFFHQSLVQMFPYRNPFLDIRLLHLQHRMPIKYHARTNIVNDALCKLSPKLASIPHANNGVKPSHPFLIRHFGTYAYKFNQRYLGREEKPSEPHHTTGSWTDDNELIRSTEFIPGTINEHKELIEEIDWLHWENVQETYRRHMEGENNRGELFPLVTFLEMPITTLLLS, from the coding sequence ATGGTAGGTATCTGCGGAACGATCGGTAGCGACGCCGGATCAGACCGATCGTTCGGCGAGGCTCTCCGATGGTGGGACGACGAGATTGTGCGTCGGTACGACGACGACGCGCTCTCCGTTCACCTCTCGCGGCACGACTTCTACGATGGCGATCAGCCTGCCGAGGTCGACGGCGTGCGGCTTTGGGTCTGGGGTTCGATCGTCGGCTGTGACGGGCCGGAGGGATATACCCAGCGGCGGGATATCCACCCGGATTTGGCCGATGCGGCGTACTGCGCTCGGCTGTACGAGCAGTACGGTATCGAGTTCGTCGAGTATCTGAACGGCGAGTTCGTGATTCTCGTCTACGACGCGGCTGCGGGGACGGTGACGCTCTGTACGGACCGGCTCGGATCCCGGCCTGTCTTCTACGTGCGGACCTCGGACGGCGGGTTCGTGTTCTCCTCGCGGATCCAGTCACTCGCGCGCCATCCGGCCATCGAAACAGGGTTCGATCGGTATATCTACGAGTATTTCGCCTTCGAGCGAGTGCTCGGGACGCGGACGCCGCTTGAGGGGATCGAGAAACTCCCGCCGGCTTCGCGGACGGCGATCGACGTTTCGACTGGCGAGAGCGAGACGGCCGTCTACTGGCGACCGGAGTACCGCCCGCTGGACCGGCCCTATTCGTATTTCGTCCGTGAGTTCGCGGATCGTTTCGAGCGTGCTATCGCCGACCGTACTTCGGAAGACGCGGAGTACGGTGTGTTATTGAGTGGAGGAATCGACTCGCGATTGATTGCTGCTGCGACGCTCGGTTCGTCAGTGACGGGTTACCATATGAATGAGTGGGAGAACCGGGAAGCTGAGATCGCAAAAGAAATCGCGAGTTTGGCCGGACACGATTATAAGTTTCTCAAGCGTGACAAAGATTATCAGAAACGGGCACTCAGGCGCAATCCTTCTCACATGAGTTTCATCAGCTCATTTGATCAGGGGCAGGCGACGAACTTCAGAGACGAGATCGCGGACGAACTTGACGTCGTTATGAGTGGATTGTATAGTGACGTTCTCTATCAACATAATTATGTTCCAACCCGAAACATCGATATTCCAGTTCTTGGGGAAACGATTACTCTTCCGTTGTCACGAGGTCACGACAGTATCGACACGTATATCGACCTATTGCTTAACGGGCACTACACGCGCCCGGATAAGTCCATCCCTCCATTGTATATTGAGTCGCCTGTTTCCCTTGAAACAATACTCCGGAACGAAATTGGTCAAGGACGAAATGGGATCAGGAGTCATGGAGTACACTACCCGAGCCCTATTGAGCTTATCCGATCCAGCTACTACTATCCCATTACCAACGCTTGGTCGTACTTTTTCCATCAAAGCCTTGTACAAATGTTTCCTTATAGAAATCCATTTTTAGACATTCGCTTACTCCATTTACAACATAGAATGCCAATTAAGTACCACGCACGAACTAATATAGTCAACGACGCACTCTGCAAACTGAGCCCGAAACTCGCTTCGATTCCACACGCAAATAATGGTGTCAAACCATCACATCCGTTCTTGATTCGTCATTTTGGAACCTATGCATACAAATTCAATCAGCGATATCTCGGACGGGAAGAAAAACCGTCGGAACCCCATCATACTACCGGTTCGTGGACGGATGACAATGAACTCATTAGATCGACCGAGTTCATCCCCGGAACAATTAATGAACACAAAGAGTTAATTGAGGAAATCGATTGGCTACATTGGGAGAATGTACAAGAAACCTATAGACGGCATATGGAGGGAGAAAACAACCGGGGGGAGTTGTTCCCCCTTGTCACGTTTCTTGAGATGCCGATAACAACCCTTCTACTGAGTTGA
- a CDS encoding sugar-transfer associated ATP-grasp domain-containing protein, with product MQDVDDSEYLTDYQRYVKTPRINGQWSIVVGNKLLFHNALSQFNEHLPDLYGYLRSGRFHHVDAIGTGTSDATEWILNRLHSNKRLVAKYVKGGGGSRVYILQKVGAGYLINGDLHSKREFIEHVQTLEEYIITEYVSQADYARDLYPETPNSIRVLTMYDEKADEPFFAGQMHRMGTSLSGALDNFSQGGLSAGIDARTGELSQAVQFPYSGERTWYDAHPDTGAQITGTVIPGWNRITDRLIDIAAELSHIPYLGWDLIVTGPGEFRIIEANNHTNTRSIQVHEPLLRNDRVRHFYECHGVI from the coding sequence TTGCAGGATGTCGATGATTCGGAATATCTCACGGATTACCAGCGATACGTCAAGACTCCTCGGATCAACGGTCAGTGGAGTATTGTTGTTGGAAACAAATTACTTTTTCATAACGCACTGTCCCAGTTCAACGAACACCTACCCGACCTCTACGGCTATCTCCGTTCTGGACGATTCCATCATGTTGACGCGATTGGGACGGGCACAAGTGATGCTACCGAGTGGATACTGAACCGGCTTCACTCAAACAAAAGGCTCGTCGCAAAGTACGTCAAAGGGGGTGGTGGATCACGCGTTTATATCCTTCAAAAAGTAGGTGCTGGCTACCTAATCAACGGTGATTTACATTCAAAACGTGAATTCATTGAGCACGTTCAGACCCTTGAGGAGTATATTATCACAGAATACGTTTCACAGGCAGACTACGCTAGAGACCTCTACCCTGAAACTCCTAATTCAATCCGCGTGCTAACGATGTACGATGAGAAAGCGGACGAACCCTTCTTCGCTGGTCAGATGCACCGGATGGGGACATCACTTTCCGGAGCGCTTGATAACTTTTCTCAGGGTGGTCTCTCGGCAGGTATTGATGCCAGGACGGGAGAGCTCTCTCAGGCCGTTCAGTTCCCATACAGTGGTGAACGAACCTGGTACGACGCTCACCCCGATACAGGCGCACAGATAACAGGGACTGTCATTCCTGGATGGAATCGTATCACGGATCGACTAATCGATATCGCTGCAGAACTCTCGCACATCCCGTATCTCGGCTGGGATCTCATAGTTACTGGGCCGGGTGAATTCAGGATTATTGAAGCGAATAACCATACTAACACCCGTTCTATCCAAGTACACGAACCACTCCTCAGAAACGATAGAGTACGACATTTCTACGAGTGTCACGGCGTAATTTAG